In Candidatus Baltobacteraceae bacterium, a single genomic region encodes these proteins:
- a CDS encoding sulfotransferase family 2 domain-containing protein: MPAFFERNAAFVHLPRTGGTSVMRALAPCGCASFAAPGLWDALEQYTDPGTVVRAVRENFYITTLSDFPQQHLPAAALRLLVGPERWNDLFTFAFVRNPWDLVVSTYEFARRDVEIDRLRGADPDRVELLDRSPTFERFVEFYPALRSDMSAMLCDRTGALLVTFVGRYEALEEGFATICEHVGISAALEVTNASQRRHYRSYYDDRTRALVEHHFARDIDRFGYAF, encoded by the coding sequence GTGCCGGCTTTTTTCGAACGCAACGCGGCATTCGTGCATCTGCCGAGGACCGGCGGGACGAGCGTCATGCGCGCGCTCGCGCCCTGCGGCTGCGCATCGTTCGCTGCCCCTGGACTGTGGGACGCTTTGGAGCAGTATACCGATCCCGGCACCGTTGTCCGCGCCGTACGGGAAAATTTCTACATCACGACGCTGAGCGACTTCCCACAGCAGCATCTGCCGGCAGCAGCGCTCCGGTTGCTCGTAGGGCCCGAGCGCTGGAACGATCTCTTTACCTTCGCGTTCGTCCGTAATCCGTGGGACCTCGTCGTATCCACCTACGAGTTTGCTCGCCGCGACGTCGAGATCGATCGGCTGCGCGGTGCTGATCCCGACCGCGTCGAACTGCTCGACCGAAGCCCCACGTTCGAGCGCTTCGTCGAGTTCTATCCCGCACTGCGCTCGGATATGAGTGCGATGCTTTGTGATCGCACGGGTGCATTGCTCGTCACGTTCGTCGGACGGTACGAGGCACTCGAGGAAGGGTTCGCAACCATCTGTGAGCACGTGGGCATCAGCGCCGCGCTCGAGGTGACGAACGCGTCGCAACGTCGCCACTACCGCAGCTACTACGACGACCGCACCCGAGCGCTGGTCGAGCACCATTTCGCGCGCGATATCGACCGTTTCGGCTACGCGTTCTGA
- a CDS encoding sulfotransferase family 2 domain-containing protein, with translation MISHSLRCVFIHIPKCGGTSIEDVLWPGPRTTNELWGGFVDAYCNPYQTGGLQHLTAALVRKVIGEETFERYYRFAVVRNPWDRAVSQFVFLRRRPDLQAFLGIDGDATFKAYLRAIRARAHVQWEPQYRFLYDTNDRILVDDVLRFEQLDASIAQVFDRLGVLGPLPHRNAGERESLQAYYDDEARELVAEWYAQDVHRFGYTFPQVQNA, from the coding sequence GTGATCTCGCATTCGCTACGCTGCGTCTTCATTCACATTCCAAAATGCGGCGGGACCAGCATCGAAGACGTACTGTGGCCGGGACCGCGCACGACCAACGAGTTGTGGGGCGGTTTCGTCGACGCGTACTGCAACCCATATCAGACCGGTGGACTGCAGCACCTCACCGCGGCGCTCGTTCGCAAGGTGATCGGAGAGGAGACCTTTGAGCGGTACTACCGCTTCGCCGTCGTCCGTAACCCGTGGGACCGCGCGGTCTCGCAGTTCGTCTTCTTGCGCCGCCGACCCGACTTGCAAGCGTTCCTCGGCATCGACGGGGATGCAACGTTCAAAGCGTATCTGCGCGCGATCCGGGCGCGCGCGCACGTTCAGTGGGAGCCACAATACCGCTTCCTCTATGACACAAACGACCGGATCCTGGTCGACGACGTGCTGCGATTCGAGCAACTCGACGCTTCTATCGCGCAGGTATTCGATCGGCTCGGAGTTTTGGGTCCGCTGCCGCATCGTAACGCCGGCGAGCGTGAGTCACTCCAGGCATATTACGACGACGAAGCGCGGGAACTCGTTGCCGAATGGTACGCGCAGGATGTGCACCGTTTCGGATATACATTTCCGCAGGTTCAGAACGCGTAG
- a CDS encoding phytanoyl-CoA dioxygenase family protein, with product MTAIDFALNGFAGPFTAFSHSQARTFCDEAYRLLGTTGPDPRSPAQSRHLDSELVRTMCLTPAIIERVRGILGPSIVLWRSNFFPKAAGAGIFDWHRDRDHWTTMLDPMINVSAWLALEPATRENGCVEIRTLPAPESRDIAMELAPGEYFLFDQDTVHRSGTNVTAHGRMALAIRFTLPGVRIDRARLFPSYEAIEVTP from the coding sequence GTGACCGCAATCGATTTTGCGCTCAACGGATTCGCCGGGCCGTTCACCGCGTTCTCTCACTCACAGGCGCGCACGTTCTGTGACGAGGCATACCGTCTTTTGGGCACGACCGGCCCGGATCCTCGCTCGCCGGCGCAGTCGCGACACCTAGACTCAGAGCTGGTACGAACGATGTGCCTGACGCCGGCGATCATCGAGCGCGTCAGGGGCATCCTCGGACCCTCGATCGTGCTCTGGCGTTCGAACTTCTTTCCCAAAGCCGCAGGCGCGGGCATCTTCGACTGGCACCGCGATCGTGACCACTGGACGACGATGCTCGATCCCATGATCAACGTCTCCGCATGGTTGGCGCTCGAGCCGGCCACGCGTGAGAACGGTTGCGTGGAGATCCGCACGCTGCCGGCTCCGGAGTCGCGGGACATCGCGATGGAGCTTGCCCCGGGGGAGTATTTTCTCTTCGATCAGGACACGGTGCACCGCTCCGGTACGAACGTGACGGCGCACGGCCGCATGGCACTGGCGATTCGCTTTACGCTTCCCGGAGTGCGCATCGATCGCGCCCGGCTCTTTCCGTCGTACGAGGCGATCGAGGTGACTCCGTGA